The sequence TGCTGAAGGGGGCTTTCGCTCTTGGCAATCTCAGACAGTTTTGCGGATCCTTTAGAGGACGCCGTAGCAAGTTTCGGGGAAGACGCCTTCGGTACGCCTTGCGCTTTCAGCGTCGGCGCAGGACTAATGCTACTCAGTAGTGAATAACGTTTCGACAAATCGTCAGAACTCAGCATCATCATGCCCTCAAGTTGGGCATCAATTGGCAATAGGTCTTCAAACCGTCCTAACTGCCTAGGATCCCGACTACGTAAGGCCGACAACGCCGGTTTAAGGATCTGCATCTTGGTGTCGGCTACGCGCCTAAATGTGCTTGGAGCAAGACGCTCCTCGCCGTGCTGGATAGCGAAGCGTTGGCCGAGGATCATGAGCTTCACTAGGAAGTCGGTGACCCCTTGAGTCAAATCATAGAGCACGTCGAGAAGCTCATCCGTCAATGGACTAACCTCACGGCACCATTGATAGGCCCACAAGGACTCCACCAACATCTTCCAGAACGGATCGTCCTTCTCGAATCTTTGAAACTCAATAACGCCAAGACCGCACCCACGCCGAGCATTTCGAAGTACGTCCGAAAACAGGCTGATCATTGAGTTAGTTCCAATGAACACAACGGGGATGCCAATCGAGTTGATTAGGTTGACGAAGAAATTAAGCATATTATCTTTTCCGCCGGTTCGAGCCGATCGAAGATGCTGAATTTCATCGATTAGCAATGCGCCTATAAAATAGGTGCTCGCGACCTGTTCCATGCGTTGAATCGTGTCAGGTAAGCCACTTCGAGAGCGGTAGCTGTTTGCATATCGGTCTTGGCCAATAGCCTGATCAACCGCTCGGAAGAATGCCCGGCACAAACCGCTTAGCGATCCATCGAACGGGCAATCTAGCTTTAACCAAGTGATTTGCGTTTGTACAAACTGACGGTTTCCATAGCGTTCATGGAGAACTGTCTGCGGATAAAGACGAAGGATTGATTCAAGCGCCGTCGATTTTCCGATTCCACTCAACCCAACCAAACTGAAGGTCGTTGCAGTGGACCGAAACCCATCGGACATCCTTCTGCTCGTTGAAAGCGAATGAAGGTGTCTTACAGTCGTTGGCGAAAGCGGATTACGCCCTACGTATCCACTACGAATCAAAGAAGAAAGAGTTGATTCCAGTTCAAGATGAATCGGCAAAGGCTGAACGACCGTCCGTAAGCGATCGATGCAGTGAAGACGGACCGCGCTATCGAGTTCACGCTCATGCTCATTCACGGGCGGAAAATGCATGATCAGTGATGCCGCATCGCTCTCACAGAGGATCGGTGGTAAAGCCTCTATCAACGGATTCCCTTGAAACTCCAAAACAGGCGATTGGTCATACCGCGCGACCGCATGCATAACTCCGGTCATTTTTTAGCTCCTGGACGAAGTCGACTCAGCAAGTCAATGACCTCGGCGCTGCGCGCACCCGCGTAATTTTCTGCTACGCCAACGCTAGTAATCGCGTCGGATTGCGGCGGGACAGGAATACGCAGGTCATCTGGCGCTAATGACTCCATACGTTCTTGCAAGCGCTCGTTGGCTCTATTACTGCGAATGTTTCCCAGCTTTTCAGACTTCGTCGAAACGTCAGTCGTCAAAGATTTATCTTTCTTCGCGGCGTTAACGACGCCAGATATTTGGGCATCAAGCGAGACTTTACTGACTAGCTTGGTGTACTTGCTTTCTGGCGACTCTTCTTTAATGATAGCGAGCATGTCAATAACTTCATCAAACCGATACCCGTGATACCGATCTTCAGACTTCCTTAGATCACAGCGCAGGAAGTTACTTTGATCATTTTGGATCCAGATATGTTCTGTGCTGTTAGGGTCGTACCAACAAAGAATGCTGCTCACCCCTCTATGTCTTGCTCTAGCAAACCAATTCTGCTCAACGGCCCAGTCACAGACGTAAAACATACCCTTGAACTTGATACCTCCCTTTTGTATAGAACCTCTGTCTCGGGGCAAAAGATGTAGGTAAATAAGTTCGTCAGCTTGAACATTTTCATCGATCCGAGCATTGCGGAGCGCCCAATTCCATATCCCTATTGGCGTAGGTTCCACCTGATCGGCAATCATTTCTTTAGAAAGGCGGTCGGGCTGCCGGTTGTGCTTGTTATAGTAGAGTATTCCCTGGACAATAATCTTCGTGAACTCAGCCAAATTGAGCGTAGCATCCAGCCGATAATCACGGTCACCCCGTTCTTTATTCCTCTTACGTACCGCGCCAGGGATCCAATGTATCTGGGTAGTAACGTTTAGTACTTTAAAGCTGCTCTCAACGATGGCCTTCCAGTCCGGCCGATAAGGAGGGGCGATACCTAGATTTATCCTCAGTCCCGAAGCCAAGCCTTCTGCAGCCTGACCCAACATCTCGCCTCTGTCGGCAAAGATTTCATGGGGTAAGTGGTGGCAAGGCCATTCGTCCGCGCTAATCTCTACACCAGTATCCGCGCAAAAGCTCTTCTTTGGTGTAAACGCATTAAACAGCGCCTGTCTTGCGCCGTTCCAACTAGGCCCTTCAAGGCCGACATAGACGCCGGCAATCATCCCTGAGAAAGTATCAATTATCACATAAACGACGGGGCGGCCAATAACCCAATCTCGGTTGTACCGGCTGACCAAATATATGTCAGCCACAGTAGCGTCTATTTCAAATAAGTGGCAAGGACCACGCAGCCCGTCGCGAACAGTACCGGTCAACGGGCGATGATCCTTTTGCCAATTTCGCTCACCGCTTCTTCCTCTAAGAACGGTAATATCGTCATAAGCTTTGTGTCCCCAATAAGCGAACTGCCTAGCGGTTGGCAGGTCCTTCTGAGGGAGTAGTGGTAGTTCTACGCTACCGCCTGGAAGCGTTTTCGATGTATAAAACCGCCTGAGCATTTTAATGTAAGCATCAGCAATAGTGCCAACTTTCCCGGTTGCAAATAAAGAAAAGCCTACCCTTATGCAGCTCTTGTCGGCCTCCGTCAGAATCTTTGACTGAGTATCGACTTCCTCTCCTTGAAAATGGGCCTTGCGTCCGGGTTTTTTTCCATCCCTATACTGCTTGGGCTTACCTGGTCCTCCAGAGTTAAACCGGTTGGGTAGCAAAGCGTTACGGACCTGTCCATTCATCCAATATCGGTACAATAGTCGATATACTGTTTTTTTTGGTATCTTGCACTTTTGCGCTTGGTTAGCTATTAAGCGTCCCATAGCTCCAGGCTGAAATATCTCTCCCGGAATTTCCGTCTCAATCAGATCCTGGATACGCAGCCAGTTTTTATCTCGAAAAGCCTTCTCTTTCTCAGAAAGGTCTTCTTCAATCCGCAACATGAAGGGGCTTGGTACTATAGCTACGGTTTTTATATCACCATTATCCAGCAAGCTCGTTAGTTCTGACAGACGCGTCACCCATGGCTTCTTAGGTGTCTCTGTTATATTAAAAAGTACTATTTGATCGGTTATAGCATCCAGCCAGAGCACCCTAGCTAATTGCGGCAGCTCAGCGGTCTCGGTCGCTGGTTCGATGGCATCGTTAATATTTAAATATGGCATCAGCTTGCCCTACTTTCATGTCGAGAGTCTTCGGCAGGGTACACAATATCTGGAATTTGCAAGACACTCTTCATCGTCAGCCTTTCGGCTAATAGATCAAGAATAATGTTCTTGTTCCAAACCAAGTGCATAAATATGTCCTTGGCGTCGCTATATGGGACGAATAGCGAACCAGCAATGCTTCTGAGCATACGATCAATAGACCATTGGAACTCTCGCATGCTATTAAACTCATTGAGGAAATTAATGATTAATGCGCGCTGCTGAAGCTCTCTCTTTAGAGTGGCCCCTTTTCGAAGCCAATCTAAGTTACTGCGCAGGATCGCGGGTATGTTTTGTTCTGTAATGACGGCCCAATCAATGCCGCGCTGTTTCCAAAACTCTCGTTCTATATTCAGCTTTTCTAGCGTGCGAACAAGCCCTCGACCCGACGCGAACGAATCGGTGTATTTAATCGTACGCGCAACTAGCCGATTGCCTCCGTTAGGCTCTTGCAGCGTGATTAAGAAATCGGTGGTCAACACGAAGGGTACTTTCGTACCCGGATAAACCGGGTACGGGATATTCAGCGCGTTGGCAATCGACTGCGCTGAGGACCGGGGCAAAAGGGGATATTGCTCCCTGATGTCTACTACCTGTTCAGAAAACTCAAGAACGAGTAGGTAGCCATATTCCAAATCGGAGAGGAGGTGATGGAGCCGATTGACCTTGATGCCATGTATCTTGCGCGACCGTCCATGGGATGGGACATCCTGCACCCGGAGCCATGGCACATAGTGCTCAAGACTCCCTTGCCCAAAACCTTTTTGGATATGCCGATCAATGTCGGATTGGGTTCTAAAGCTACGACCTCGCAAACAAGCCTCCCGGTGCCTTTAGCCACCCC is a genomic window of Stutzerimonas stutzeri containing:
- a CDS encoding ATP-binding protein, with the translated sequence MTGVMHAVARYDQSPVLEFQGNPLIEALPPILCESDAASLIMHFPPVNEHERELDSAVRLHCIDRLRTVVQPLPIHLELESTLSSLIRSGYVGRNPLSPTTVRHLHSLSTSRRMSDGFRSTATTFSLVGLSGIGKSTALESILRLYPQTVLHERYGNRQFVQTQITWLKLDCPFDGSLSGLCRAFFRAVDQAIGQDRYANSYRSRSGLPDTIQRMEQVASTYFIGALLIDEIQHLRSARTGGKDNMLNFFVNLINSIGIPVVFIGTNSMISLFSDVLRNARRGCGLGVIEFQRFEKDDPFWKMLVESLWAYQWCREVSPLTDELLDVLYDLTQGVTDFLVKLMILGQRFAIQHGEERLAPSTFRRVADTKMQILKPALSALRSRDPRQLGRFEDLLPIDAQLEGMMMLSSDDLSKRYSLLSSISPAPTLKAQGVPKASSPKLATASSKGSAKLSEIAKSESPLQQLREEGWLCEQTFEFSDAYRARYD
- a CDS encoding Mu transposase C-terminal domain-containing protein, with product MPYLNINDAIEPATETAELPQLARVLWLDAITDQIVLFNITETPKKPWVTRLSELTSLLDNGDIKTVAIVPSPFMLRIEEDLSEKEKAFRDKNWLRIQDLIETEIPGEIFQPGAMGRLIANQAQKCKIPKKTVYRLLYRYWMNGQVRNALLPNRFNSGGPGKPKQYRDGKKPGRKAHFQGEEVDTQSKILTEADKSCIRVGFSLFATGKVGTIADAYIKMLRRFYTSKTLPGGSVELPLLPQKDLPTARQFAYWGHKAYDDITVLRGRSGERNWQKDHRPLTGTVRDGLRGPCHLFEIDATVADIYLVSRYNRDWVIGRPVVYVIIDTFSGMIAGVYVGLEGPSWNGARQALFNAFTPKKSFCADTGVEISADEWPCHHLPHEIFADRGEMLGQAAEGLASGLRINLGIAPPYRPDWKAIVESSFKVLNVTTQIHWIPGAVRKRNKERGDRDYRLDATLNLAEFTKIIVQGILYYNKHNRQPDRLSKEMIADQVEPTPIGIWNWALRNARIDENVQADELIYLHLLPRDRGSIQKGGIKFKGMFYVCDWAVEQNWFARARHRGVSSILCWYDPNSTEHIWIQNDQSNFLRCDLRKSEDRYHGYRFDEVIDMLAIIKEESPESKYTKLVSKVSLDAQISGVVNAAKKDKSLTTDVSTKSEKLGNIRSNRANERLQERMESLAPDDLRIPVPPQSDAITSVGVAENYAGARSAEVIDLLSRLRPGAKK
- a CDS encoding TnsA endonuclease N-terminal domain-containing protein, giving the protein MRGRSFRTQSDIDRHIQKGFGQGSLEHYVPWLRVQDVPSHGRSRKIHGIKVNRLHHLLSDLEYGYLLVLEFSEQVVDIREQYPLLPRSSAQSIANALNIPYPVYPGTKVPFVLTTDFLITLQEPNGGNRLVARTIKYTDSFASGRGLVRTLEKLNIEREFWKQRGIDWAVITEQNIPAILRSNLDWLRKGATLKRELQQRALIINFLNEFNSMREFQWSIDRMLRSIAGSLFVPYSDAKDIFMHLVWNKNIILDLLAERLTMKSVLQIPDIVYPAEDSRHESRAS